ctgcaaaaaactcaattgggtgttagaacacattaaaccagaactatcactagaagctaaaatgatgaaaccgaggttatcatactttggacacatcatgagaagacatgattcactagaaaagacaataatgctgggaaaaacaagggtgtagaaaaagaggaaggctaaacaagagatggatggattccataaaggaagccacagacctgagcttacaagatctgaacagggtgattcacgacagacgctattggaggtcgctgattcatagggtcgccataacttgtgattgacttgaaggtatatatcaacaacaacatgAACCTCTACAATAATGAAAAAATAGGAAGAAATGATAAAAACCTCTTGGACACCTTGTGTAACTATGCCTaaacgtgtgtgagagagacagacaggcTGCTAGTAAACAGAAGGGAGGCAGGTAAGGGGGGGAAGACTTTttcctaagtaaacatgcatagaatcaaGCTGAAAATCTTTTCAGAGCAAATCCTCAATAACCTTTCTCTCTATGTGGACCCAAACTTCCTACCCTACCATAACCAGCCTGACCTTTTCCATttaaaattcaaattttaattgcCTAATGCTTCCTTTCTAATGTTAGCAAAATTTATAAATATCGTCTTGATCAACAAAATGTTAATTTTGCATGACAAATACTAGTGACTTTTGACATCAACTTATGAGCAACTattgtttgcaagaaataaaaaaataaatatgccCTTAGCTTTCACTTAAGATCTGAATCCCACTTTTCTTTATATGGGTTTACAACCCTATTAttgtttaatacatttatatatttCCTTTCATCATATAATTTCAGGGTGATTTATAGGGATCAAAGATCTGTActataaaacacaaaaacaaagataaaaacaGCCGATAAAACCTGAAAGAAACTAATAACTGCTTGACTGATTATAAATCAGTTAAAAGGCCcttgtaaataaaaatgtttttgcttggcatCTAAATGATAGTGTTGGCACCAAGTGAACCACTTTGGGTAGGACATGCCACAAGCAGAACTCCACTGCACAAAAAATCCCTTTCTCTTGATAAAAATCTGACCTCTGATGGAAGAgaaacatggagaagggcctccgtAGATTTTAAAACATGGGCAGGTTGATATCAGAATAGTTGCTCTATTAGCTAttttggtcccaagccatttaggcttTGAAGgcaagtaccagcaccttgaattggggttGGAAGCAAACAGTGAAACTCTTAAACTTTGGCTTACTATGGCTGAATTGGACCATGCCAGTCAGGATTCTGGCAGCGATACTCTGAACTAATATAAGCTTCTAAACCACTTTCATTGGCAGACCCACTTGTAATACATTGCACTAATCCAACTGGGAGGTTACCAAGGAATGGATTTGTTATATACAATAATGAAACCTCAAATATCAGCAACTATTTTTAATAAATGTTCTTCAAGTCTATTATACCTTTCGTAAAGTTGTTTATCTGCTCACTATatgtttggacacctcttaagatatggTAGCCAAATTTTGCTTGAtgttcccagagaggaaggaccagggttttgtctatgtttggatacaattggactcCATttggaatcaagatggcagactgagcctttcaaaactgcactggtttTCTCTGGTTTCTTACAATTCCTGATCAATCCCTGGTACGAGGCTGCTAATAAATTATACTTACCAGAAAGAAGCAGGCTTATAGTTTCAAAATAGTGTTACTATCCTACCAAATAACATGACAGTAACTTACATAACTGACCTTTGAAATAACTTGCTTTTGTTTCTGAAGAGTGTCATTTTCTCATCACACCACCTGTCCAAGTAACATCCAACAACAAATCCAAGGGGAACCAATGCCATGGGCCAGTGGTCTCGCACAAGCTGCATAACGTTCACCATACTTATTGATAAGAGGGAGAACAAAAATAAGATAAAGCCAACAGATAATTTATGCATACCCAATACATTTGAAATCATGtgtaaatagatttttttaatgcagaatcaaagattaaggctgcagtcctataccaacTTACCTGGAAGTCTGTACTTttgaacccaatg
This DNA window, taken from Rhineura floridana isolate rRhiFlo1 chromosome 2, rRhiFlo1.hap2, whole genome shotgun sequence, encodes the following:
- the NDUFB1 gene encoding NADH dehydrogenase [ubiquinone] 1 beta subcomplex subunit 1; this encodes MVNVMQLVRDHWPMALVPLGFVVGCYLDRWCDEKMTLFRNKSKLFQRELKPGEEVTWR